Part of the Lolium rigidum isolate FL_2022 chromosome 6, APGP_CSIRO_Lrig_0.1, whole genome shotgun sequence genome, TTGAATAGACCTTTGAGGCCAGCGTCCTTCATGACATGCCTCGCCACATCCATCGGACCTTTTGGTAGCGCCGCAGCAGAGATAGCGCCTGCTTCAGCTAAAGAACTCTGGGCCTGCAACCTGCAAACCAGCAAAGGTAACTCAGAACCATAACAAAATTATATTCTTCACTAAGACACAAGGTAGAGGGAACGTTTCGCGACCCAATATGAGGATGTTCTTTATACGAGATGGGATACCAATGTCCTTCTAGCTTCAACAAGCAATGATACTTCTAATGTATGGATTGCTAAAAGGCTCATTTTGGAAAAGGAACCCATTGTATGGGGGACAATCTAAATATCGCTACTTGACTTTATATCTTTTACCATCTTGGAATCATGTAGATGTAGATAAGGTAATGATCTTCGCTTCGCGGGAACAACAAAAACCAaattagatacattcaaattttgacaaatttgaCACATCATTTTATAGACGGAGGTAGTATTATAGATGCATTTTCAAAAGGGAATAATGAAAACACTATGAAGGTATAGAGTTTGTTTGTAGTTAACAGGCACATAATTCAGCTTTTTAGCTATGCAGTCTTATGCCATTTGTTGCCTCAGAACACTAGGAAATTAATCCTCATAGACTTTTTCAGTTCCCTAGAAACAATAAAAGCAATCCACTGCAGCAACGATTCATAAGATTCATATGTTGCCTATCGCTGAATTGTATTGTGATGCCAAACAAAATCAAGTGCAACACACCAACAGTAGCCAAAATGCTGTTTCAAGTCATCACTGATTCAAGATGCGTTTTGTAAAAGGGAATAATGGAAACACTTGCAAAATACGGAGTTTCTACTTAACTGAGACAAAATTCAATTTATTTAGCTATACAAATCATGCGCCATTTTCCTTAAGAGCAGTAGGAAATTAATTCCCAGAGATAGTTTTCAGCGACCTTAAGAATAAACAAATGCAAATTCATTGCAGCAATGAATGAGATGCAGTAGAATGTATATGAACTGCACACTACCGATGATGTCTAGAATGTGCAGGAAACCACAGTTACATCAGAGGATAAATATCATGAGTTTCCAACATAGATTCCTAAACTCATGGACAGGATTTTTCGCAGCCATTAATTCCCAGGGACTTTTTTTAACTGACGCCCTACTGACTGGAGACAAATTTACATTTTCAGATATGCACCCTATTGGCATTGGTCTTACAGCACCAAAGGCCTATAGTCAGATGCTTTCTTTCCGGGACCTAGATTGTATAGCATTAATGCATCACGACAGTGCATGATAACAGTGCAAGCTAATGAGATGAACTGTAATACAATGGAATGCATGTCAACAAAGTACACAGTATGAATGACATCCAGTGTTAGCAGGAAAGAGCAACTTCAGGAAAGGATCCACATAAAAGGGTAAATATCATGAGATTCTCACATAGATTCATAAACTACGAGACTGGATGTCGCAGGCATTAAATCCAGGTACTTCCTTTAACTGACTAGAAACACAAGCTATGCACCCTATTGGCAATTGGTTTTACAGCACCAATGCCTTTAATTGATCCTCAGGGGCTTTCTTTCAATGACCCTAGATTGTGCAGCATTAATCCATTACGGCGATGCATGATATTGATGCAAGACAAATGAGATGAACTGTAATACAATAGAATGCTCGCAAGGAAGTACATAGCATGAATGACATCTAGTGTGTCCAGGGAAACGGTAAGTTCATAAAAAGGATGAATATCATTACTTTGCAATATAAATTACAATCTCACATACAAAAATTCATTGGCCAGATCATACGGTCAAATCATGAAAGTATAATTACCACTTCAGTTAATTACCTGCACTTGATGAGCTCTGTTGGGCATGCCAGGAAGGAGACCGCAAGCCCCGCACCAGCTCCAGCAACGACCTGCTGCTTCACCGTCAACGGCGCCCCAGGCTCCGACCTCAAGAGAGCCTCCATCTGCCCCCTCACAGTGAACAGGAGAGCATTGAAGGCAGCAACGGTGGCAAGAGGAGCCCCCATCCCTTTATACAATCCCCTCGGCCCTTCGGCCGCAACCGTTTGCTTGACAGCATCCAAGGCGCCGGCATACTTGGGGAGCTGGCCCGGAGCAGGGCAGGGCTGGCTCTGGAGCTTGACCTTGATGGTGTCGAATGGGTGGCCGACGACCAGATTGGCGATCCCTCCGACTGTCCCGGCAGTCAGGTCCTTGGCTATGTCCCCCATCTGCTAAGTACAATTCAGTCAAATTACAACATCATGTATTTAATATATGATTCATAATTTTTTTTGCTCCATCTGAGGAGGAACTCGGAGCATACTATTTTCATGGTAGTTTCTTGATCATAAATGTACATTACATCTGTCAGTAAAACATGGAAAATAAGTTGCAGAAGCTATACGGTGGTTTCATAGGAAAGAATTGCCCAGTGTGATAAGTAATCGAGTCATCAGGCATCACACGTTTTATACATAGTTGCTTGATCTTACCAGTATCATCACACCTCCGAATCACATACAGATACATCAATTAATGGCACGACCATCTTTGTTTGTGAAGATGCAGCGAAAGTGTCTGCATCTTATAGCAAAAAAAACAGAGAGGTCTGCATCTATCAGGCCAAGGCACGGTTAATGGGGACGGTTAATTACAACATCATGTATTCAGTGCACGATTTGTTTGCTCCATGTGTGCAGCAATTCAGAGAAGATTTGTTTTCACAATAGTTGTTTGACAAGTTTGAGCAAAACATAGATACAAAGTTGTGCTAGCAACGCGATGAACTCTCAGGGGACAAAAGAAAAATGCACATGCTGCGGTAAGTAATCGAGTCATCACACGTTCTATAGTTGCTTGATCATTTCAGTATCGTCGCAGACAGACAGACAGATCATCAGTTAGAAGTTTATGTCCGCAGATGCGGTGAAAGTGTCTGCATCGAATCGAAACAAAACAGAGATGGTGCGCATCTATCAGTCCAAGGCACCGTTCACGTGGGCACAGTGGGGatattcagttttttttttacaaCAAAGGTGGGGATATTCAGTGGAACCCCCCAAAGTCTGTCAGAACATAAACATGTCGAAGAGCTAAGTTCGTCATAGGGAATCAACTCGGATCTAGTATTGCGCTCTGCAGAAGAAGAAACTGCCGAACTACGAATGGAGGGATGGGGGCACCGCGCCGCCGATCGGGCATCGTGCTTAGACCAGCAGGGCGCCGCGCCGCCAAGCGGGATCGCCGATCAGCCGGCCGGAGAGGGCGAACGGTTCGGACTAGGACTCCTCAATGCCACGGCGAAGCGAGAACGAAACGAACTACAGGAGAAACCAATCCGGCTAGGGGAAGGCAGTATCCCTTACCGAGAGACGAAGAAGCGATCAACCGCGACCAGCCCGGGACAGCGCAGCAGGcctctccgtctcctccggccgtcgtcgtcggaggggAAGGAAGAGCGAGCGCTGTTGGGGGGAGTGGTGATTGGACTGGAATAACGGAGGGGGATTCGGAATGCTGCTTTTGGACTCGGGGTTTATTCAGTCGAGCCGAGCGTGGGTTTCGGCGGAGTTTGGGGGTTGGTAGGTGGCTGCCTTCCTTCCTTTCCCGATCTGGTGCTCTGCTCACATTATAGCGGCGATACGATACGATGTGGCGTAGCACACGGAAGGACGATCCCCCGATCACCATGCACAATCAGTCGAGATCAGTTTCCGAAATTTGCAAAAAAGAATCGAGATCTGAATATCTGATCCGGAGACGGCAGCAGAAGCGACGAGGTCACTTGCGGCACTCGTTGCACATTTCCCCACGACGATTGTTTCACTGGATGGATGGCAGGCACATGGGTGCGCTCGTGCCATCGTCGAGTACTACCAATTTTTCGATGAGCAGTGAATTTGATTCGCAACAAGTGTtgcctctagttttttttttagatcaaacgGCTGCGACTTTATTCAAGTAGTGGCATCATCACATGCCAAAAGGTTCACAAGATACTCCGGAGGTACCTCTACCCACGCGTTACAACGCTTATTTTTCACAGCCATCTTTCGCTAATCTATGTGCAGCGCCATTACATACCCGACGCACATGCACTACCGAGTGATCAGCAAATCCTCGAAGAAGAAGCTTGATCTCCTCAACCAAAGGCCCCTGGATCGATCTGTCCACCTCATTTGACCGCAGCTTTGTGACCGCCCCCATGTTGTCCGTTTCCAACTCCAGCTTGGCGACCCCCAACTCACGAACTAGGAGCACTCCTTGGCGACACGCTAGTAACTCAGCACTCTCAGCATCGCACACGGAGGGGGGAAAATGGCAAGCTCCAGCTACAAAGCCACCATGGTGATCCCGCAGGACCACACCGCCACCTCCATGAGCTCCACTTAAAGGCATTGCTCCATCGGTGTTCGCCTTATGCCAACCAGGTGCAGGACGAGACCACTTGCATGGCAGAGTCGGGTTTGTTGTTACCTTAGTCTGAGCCATCGCCGCCCATTCTTCAGTCAGAAACATAGCCCTCCTCACGGTACTATCCGAGCTCTCAATGCCCTCTGAGTGCCGAGCTTCGTTTCTCGCAAACCAGAGCTGGGACAACAATGGCAATGCCAGGGACAGCTCCTTTTGGCCCAATCTCCCAAACCATCCTAGCAGCCAACTCTTCAGGTCGTGGTACCGATGAATTGTGTCAGGTGGCGCAACCAAGGGCAGCTTTGCTCTCTGTCTCAGCAGCTCCCAAGCATGGTGTGCATGCGGACACTCCCAGAACCTATGCTTTAGGGTTTCCTCACGGTTGCACACCACACAGACGACGCCATTCTTGATTCTGCGCCGCCTCAGCTCACCACCCACTGCAAGTCCACTCTTAACTAATCTCCAGCAGTGTACCTTGGTCTTGTTGGGTACTGCCGCTGACCAAATAGCCAGCCAGCCTTTATGTTCATCACTCGACAGCGATGATCCAGGATTTCCCATTTGGTTCCTCTTGATCTGCATTCCAAGATGGTACGTCGATCGGACACTGAATACCCCGTTCTTGGTGTAATTCCATGATAGATAGTCAACGGCTCCAGCACTACCTACGGGTATCTTCAGTATGTCCTCGACGTCCGCCTCAAAGAATGTATCACAGAGTTTCGTTTCGTCCCATCCTGCGCCATTCTCTAGCAACAGCTCACTGACCGTTTCCACTTCCTTATTCGGATGATGTCCAAGTGGCCGCTTCACACTTTCCCTGGGAATCCAATTATCAGACCACACTCGCACCTTCTGGCCATCACCGATCCGCCATATGAGCCCCTCCTTGAGAAGCTCCCGCCCGTGCAAGATTCTCATCCATGTGTACGACGCTCGTTTGGGGCATTTGGCGTTCAGAAAATCTCCATTCTTAAAGTATCTTGCTTGTAGGACCCTAGAGCACAAGGAATCGGGgtttatgaccatcctccacgctTGCTTCGCAAGTAGAGCCTGGTTGAACACTTCATAATTTCTGTACCCCATCCCGCCGTCCCTCTTAGATTCGCACATTCGGTCCCAACCAACCCAGTGGACCTTGCGCTGGCCATCCGCTGCACCCCACCAGAAACGTGATGCAATGGACTTCAGAGaattacattggcccttattcagTTGGAAGCAGCCCATGGCATAGGTCGAAACCTACTGCAACACCGACTTGACGAGAACCTCCTTGCCCGCCTTTGACAGCCCTTGTCCTTTCCAACCTGAGACTTTACCTCGTGATCTGTCTGTCAAGCTCTTGAAGGCGCCCCTTTTTGACCGCCCTACAACTGTCGGTAAGCCAAGATATTTCTCCGAGAGTGCCTCACAGCTGATACCGATTATCACCTTGAGCTCCTGCCTCGCCTCCTCTTCACAGCCCTTGCCAAAATATATAGATGATTTCATATAGTTGACCTTCTGACCGGAGCTCACCTCATATTTCCTCAGAACCGAGCGTAGGGCTTCCATACTGCTCGAGGATGCTTCCATGAAGACGACGCTATCATCAGCAAATAAAAGATGCGTGATCGTCGGCCCGTTCCGGCCAAAACTGACTCCCGCTAGCTGCGCCTCAGCCTGTGCTTGGCGTAGCAAGGCGGAAAATCCTTCAACACAGAAAAGGAACAGGTACGGTGACAGAGGGTCACCTTGCCTCAATCCTCTCGAAGGAGAGAAAGAATCCGAGATCACACCATTCAATTTCAATGAGAACCTCACCGACATAACACACCTTATGATCATATCCACCCACCTCACAGAGAAGCCCATACGCAACATCATATTTCTCAAGAAACTCCACTCGACCCTGTCATACGCTTTCATCATATCGAGCTTGACCGCACACAgcgccttcttcctcttccttgttcttattGCATGCACACACTCATAGGATATGAATACATTATCCGTGATGAGCCTACGCGGAACAAAGGCGCTTTGCTCATCAGAGATGAGAATGGGGAGGATTTGTTTCAGCCGATTAGCCGCCACCTTAGCTGCAATTTTATACAGTACATTACAAAGGCTAATGGGTCTGAACTGAGAAAGCAACTCCGGTGAGTTGCCTCTAGTTTACCTGAACCCACTTACACTTATTGTGAATGTAGAAGAAAAATACTACTACTCCAAAACGTTTTGCCAATCTAGCTTAGCTTACCGAGACATGGTGTACGGAGTATTGACGAATAGTTCGGTGTCTACTGGAACTTCCACGACGTATAAAGACTTGGACGGATGGTGGCTTTACTACATAGACACCTTCTCTCCGTATGTCAATTACATCCGGTCTCTGCAATAATTTAATACCCTAATTGTAATATaaatgcacacaactaaaaaaaaaaaataggaacGAAAAGTTTCGCTACGGAATTACAACGTTAGCAACAACAATATAACCACCACCAAAAAAACACATGAACTACAGTCTCTCCAAaagcaatgcctccaacaagaaaatAATAAACAAGCATCGTCATCGtcggatcaaagatcttaggttttcactctaaagatagtccccgctctcaaaataataCCTTTAACGAagccattgccagacacaaccaattaaggacggaccttggattttcaccctcaaAGATAAGACTTCGAACTTTACATGTGCTGCCGCTCCCACTTACATATTGTTGTTGTGAAACCCGGAACACCAAACAAGTCCCTCAACAGAgtagagactcgaacctccattgctagtcctccaatggGGACTCCATGATATTATTCgccacttcaccatggaccaaaatgtcacctggtgccaacaaagaacagagcttcgcgccgttcccttcagaaccaaa contains:
- the LOC124667140 gene encoding mitochondrial carnitine/acylcarnitine carrier-like protein; the encoded protein is MGDIAKDLTAGTVGGIANLVVGHPFDTIKVKLQSQPCPAPGQLPKYAGALDAVKQTVAAEGPRGLYKGMGAPLATVAAFNALLFTVRGQMEALLRSEPGAPLTVKQQVVAGAGAGLAVSFLACPTELIKCRLQAQSSLAEAGAISAAALPKGPMDVARHVMKDAGLKGLFKGLVPTMGREIPGNAIMFGVYEAVKQYMAGGPDTSNLGQGSLILAGGLAGGALWLTVYPTDVVKSVIQVDDYKKPRYSGSIDALKKIVAAEGVKGLYKGFGPAMARSVPANAATFVAYEITRSAMG